Proteins from one Oncorhynchus masou masou isolate Uvic2021 chromosome 12, UVic_Omas_1.1, whole genome shotgun sequence genomic window:
- the LOC135549904 gene encoding integrator complex subunit 3-like isoform X4, which produces MEPSPAKGKPQGRLLVSTTLDAKDELEERLERCVGIVTSLTNGLSEREANDAITANVCKGPQQHEEVCLGLFALLLTEPPQAQRCYRDLTLVNRDGMNVILIKINQILMEKFLKLQDVCRTQLVWLVRELVKSGVIGADGVLMTLMKQIAGGDITSKNLWLAENVLDILLDQREWVLKSGMLIAMSVYTYLRLIVDHGTPALLVLRQKEVDLCIGLLREKFMECFIIGRDLVRLLQIVARIPEMELLWKDLLHNPQALSPQFTGLLQLLTARTSRKFLACRLTPDMETKLLFMTSRVRFGQQKRYQDWFQRQYLSTAESQSLRCDLIRYICGVVHPSNEVLSSDILPRWAIIGWLLTTCTSNVAASNAKLALFYDWLFFSPEKDSIMNIEPAILVMHHSMKPHPAITATLLDFMCRIIPHFFPPLEGQVRQGVFNSLTFIMEKRVLAHLAPLFDNPKLDRELRSMLRERFAEFCSSPSPPTEGRDEVKMEESVSLEMDNHVLLDKEDGCYDNTEAAFSDDEEEVNNKGEGNKKREFRFHPIKEAVIEEPADITPYVDQLDDTMKEKVLQLQKGSDTEAHCEVMQEIVDLVLEEDFDSEQMSTLASCLAELFKGHFRGDVLPDDITEESLEESVCKPVCLVFRNLCQMQEDNSGFSVLLEMLAELYQKQPKIGYHLLYYLRASKAAMGKMSLYESFAQATALGDLHTCLMMDMKACQEDDIRLLCYLTPSIYTEFPDETLRSGELLNMIVAVIDSTQLQELMCHVMIGNLVMFRKDSVLNILIQSLEWETFEQYSAWQLFLAHSIPLETIIPILQHLKYKEHPEALSCLLLQLRREKPSGEMVKMVLSRPCHPEDQFTTSILRHWAAKHDDVLGEHIKALLIKNNNMPRKRQSLRSSSSKLAQLTLEQILEHMDNLRLNLSNTKNSFFTQTPILQALQHVQASCDEAHKMRFSDLFSLAEEYEEPSSKPPKSRRKAPASSPRSRKGAVTPVSNEEESASSSASEEEDSKPKAPKRKRKGSSAVASDSD; this is translated from the exons ATGGAGCCTTCACCGGCAAAGGGGAAACCGCAGGGTCGCCTATTGGTGTCCACGACCCTGGACGCAAAAGATGAGCTTGAGGAG cgtttggagaggtgtgtggggaTTGTCACTTCGTTGACAAATGGCCTGTCAGAGCGTGAGGCCAACGATGCCATCACAGCTAAT GTGTGTAAGGGCCCCCAGCAGCACGAGGAGGTGTGTCTGGGACTCTTCGCTCTGCTGCTCACCGAGCCTCCACAGGCACAGAGG TGCTACAGAGACCTGACCCTGGTGAATAGGGACGGCATGAACGTGATCCTGATCAAGATCAACCAGATCCTCATGGAGAAGTTCCTCAAGCTGCAGGACGTGTGCCGCACACAG ttgGTGTGGTTGGTGAGGGAGCTGGTGAAGAGTGGCGTGATCGGCGCGGACGGCGTCCTCATGACCCTTATGAAGCAGATCGCAG GAGGAGACATCACCAGTAAGAACCTGTGGCTGGCTGAGAATGTTCTGGACATACTGCTGGATCAAAG GGAGTGGGTGCTGAAGAGTGGCATGCTGATAGCCATGTCCGTGTACACCTACCTGCGCCTCATCGTGGACCACGGCACCCCGGCACTgctggtcctcagacagaaggagGTTGACTTGTGTATCGGCCTGCTCCGAGAGAAg TTTATGGAGTGTTTTATCATTGGGAGAGACCTGGTGCGCCTGCTGCAGATCGTGGCCCGGATCCCAGAGATGGAGCTACTGTGGAAAGACCTGCTCCACAACCCCCAGGCCCTCAGCCCTCAGTTCACTG GTTTGCTGCAGCTCCTGACCGCTCGCACATCCCGCAAGTTCCTGGCTTGTCGCCTCACACCAGACATGGAAACCAAACTGCTCTTCATGACCTCcagg GTGCGATTTGGCCAGCAGAAGCGCTACCAGGACTGGTTCCAGAGACAGTACCTGTCCACGGCAGAGAGCCAGTCGCTGCGCTGTGACCTGATTCGCTACATCTGCGGCGTGGTGCACCCATCCAATGAGGTGCTGAGCTCTGACATCCTGCCCCGCTGGGCTATCATTGGCTGGCTGCTCACCACCTGCACG TCTAACGTGGCGGCCTCGAATGCCAAGCTTGCCCTGTTCTACGACTGGCTCTTCTTCAGCCCAGAGAAGGACAGCATCATGAACATAG agcCAGCCATCTTAGTGATGCACCACTCCATGAAACCTCATCCAGCCATCACTGCCACTCTCCTGGACTTCATGTGTCGG ATCATCCCTCACTTTTTCCCCCCTCTGGAGGGGCAGGTGCGGCAGGGTGTCTTCAACTCTCTCACCTTCATCATGGAGAAAAGAGTACTGGC TCATCTAGCTCCTCTGTTTGACAACCCCAAACTGGATCGGGAGCTGCGCTCCATGCTGAGGGAACGCTTCGCTGAGTTCTGCAGTTCCCCCTCACCCCCTACTGAGGGAAGGGATGAAG TGAAAATGGAGGAGTCTGTTTCCTTGGAGATGGACAATCATGTTCTGCTTGACAAGGAGGATGGTTGCTACGACAACACGGAGGCTGCCTTCAGCGACGATGAGGAGGAGGTTAACAACAAGGGTGAGG GCAATAAAAAGCGGGAGTTCAGATTCCACCCAATCAAAGAGGCCGTCATTGAGGAGCCCGCTGACATCACTCCCTACGTGGATCAGTTGGACGACACAATGAAGGAGAAGGTGTTGCAGTTACAGAAAGGAAG TGACACAGAGGCACATTGTGAAGTCATGCAGGAGATAGTGGACCTGGTCCTGGAG gaggacTTTGACTCAGAGCAGATGTCCACTCTGGCCTCCTGTCTGGCTGAGCTCTTCAAGGGCCACTTCAGAGGAGACGTACTGCCTGACGACATCACAGAAGA GTCGCTGGAGGAGTCTGTGTGTAAACCTGTGTGCCTGGTGTTCAGGAACCTGTGTCAGATGCAAGAGGACAACAGTGGCTTCTCAGTGCTGCTGGAGATGCTGGCGGAGCTCTACCAGAAACAGCCCAAGATCGGCTATCACCTGCTTTACTACCTCAGGGCCAG TAAAGCAGCGATGGGGAAGATGAGTCTGTACGAGTCGTTTGCCCAGGCCACAGCGCTGGGAGACCTGCACACCTGTCTCATGATGGACATGAAGGCCTGCCAGGAGGACGACATCAGGCTGCTCTGCTATCtcacaccatccatctacaccGAG ttcCCAGATGAGACATTGCGCAGTGGAGAGCTACTCAACATGATTGTAGCAGTCATCGATTCAACACAG CTTCAGGAGCTGATGTGTCACGTGATGATTGGCAATCTGGTGATGTTCCGCAAGGACTCTGTCCTCAATATCCTCA TCCAGTCTCTGGAATGGGAGACGTTTGAGCAGTACAGTGCCTGGCAGCTCTTCCTGGCCCACAGCATTCCACTGGAGACCATTATCCCCATCCTGCAGCACCTCAAGTACAAAG AACACCCAGAAGCACTCTCCTGTTTGCTGTTGCAACTACGCAGGGAAAA ACCCAGTGGTGAGATGGTGAAGATGGTGCTGAGTCGGCCCTGCCATCCGGAGGACCAGTTCACCACCAGTATCCTGCGCCACTGGGCGGCCAAGCACGACGACGTCCTGGGGGAACATATCAAGGCCCTGCTCATCAAGAACAACAACATGCCACGCAAACGCCAGAG TCTGCGCAGCTCCAGCAGTAAACTGGCCCAGCTGACCCTGGAACAGATCCTGGAGCACATGGACAACCTGAGGCTTAACCTCAGCAACACCAAGAACAGCt TCTTCACACAGACTCCCATCCTGCAGGCACTGCAGCATGTCCAGGCCAGCTGTGACGAGGCCCACAAGATGAG ATTCAGCGACCTCTTTTCATTGGCCGAAGAGTACGAAGAGCCCTCCTCCAAGCCTCCCAAGTCACGGCGCAAGGCCCCCGCCTCCTCCCCGCGGTCGCGTAAGGGAGCGGTCACCCCTGTGAGCAACGAGGAAGAGAGCGCGTCTAGCAGTGCCTCG GAGGAAGAGGACTCCAAACCCAAAGCCcccaagaggaagaggaaaggctCATCTGCGGTGGCCTCGGACAGCGACTGA